The following proteins come from a genomic window of Phnomibacter ginsenosidimutans:
- the mutS gene encoding DNA mismatch repair protein MutS: MAKGSSDTPLMQQHRAIKQKYPDAILLFRVGDFYETFGQDAVVASQVLGITLTKRNNGSASENELAGFPHHALDTYLHKLVKAGYRVAICDQLEDPKTVKGIVKRGVTELVTPGVATNDKLLEHNRNNFLAGLHFKDDNQIGLAFLDISTGEFFIAEGDKEYADKLLQSLQPAEVVFQRQYQKRFKETFGHRFYTYALDEWIFDESFARENMLRHFGTHSLKGFGVEEMSHGIIAAGAIFHYLKETEHPNLQHITHVQRINRDEHMWMDRFTIRNLELVGNGNSDQRCLLDVLDNTVSPMGARLLKRWLLMPLSDIGKINQRLDAVEWLIAHTDTRQQVQASVKQCGDVERLVSKVPLKKINPREVLHLAKGLQQIEVLKQSLSQQNNDYLQRLADALNPCPLLSDNIRRTLVDNPPVAAGKGNLIATGVHAELDELRSIATDGKNYLARLQQSEAEQTGISSLKVGFNNVFGYYLEVTNAHKSKVPDSWIRKQTLVNAERYITPELKTYEEKITGAEEKILAIEQGLFDELLRELQDYMAPLQTNGQVLGILDCLCCFAGNALQYQYRKPVLHNGSALMIKDARHPVIERTLAAGEQYVANDIDLDPEGQQIIILTGPNMSGKSALLRQTALVTLMAHMGSFVPATEAHIPLTDKIFTRVGASDNLSGGESTFMVEMNETASIINNLSSRSLVLLDEIGRGTSTYDGISIAWSIAEYLHHCPQAPKTLFATHYHELNELEEKLPRIKNYHITNREVGNKIIFLRKLAPGGSTHSFGIHVAKLAGMPPKLIDRANEILSWLETKHAHDNEEGQSMQQKVKQLQAPKTDAQMQLSIFDAHTEVFTDIRSMLEAVDINRLTPVEALLKLNEIKNKLK; the protein is encoded by the coding sequence ATGGCAAAAGGCAGTTCAGATACTCCATTGATGCAGCAGCACCGGGCAATCAAGCAAAAATATCCCGATGCTATCCTGCTGTTCCGCGTAGGCGATTTTTACGAAACCTTCGGGCAGGATGCCGTGGTGGCCAGCCAGGTGCTGGGCATCACCCTCACCAAGCGCAACAATGGCAGCGCCAGCGAAAATGAACTGGCGGGCTTTCCGCACCATGCCCTCGATACCTACCTGCACAAGCTGGTAAAAGCCGGTTACCGGGTTGCCATCTGCGATCAGCTGGAAGACCCCAAAACGGTAAAAGGCATTGTGAAACGTGGCGTAACCGAACTGGTAACGCCCGGCGTGGCTACCAATGACAAGCTGCTCGAACACAACCGCAACAACTTTTTGGCAGGCCTGCATTTCAAAGACGACAATCAAATTGGCCTCGCCTTTCTCGATATTTCTACCGGCGAATTTTTCATTGCCGAAGGCGATAAAGAATACGCCGACAAACTGCTGCAAAGCCTGCAGCCTGCCGAAGTGGTTTTTCAACGGCAATACCAAAAGCGTTTCAAAGAAACTTTCGGTCACCGGTTTTATACCTACGCACTGGACGAATGGATTTTTGATGAATCCTTTGCCCGGGAAAACATGCTGCGGCATTTTGGCACCCACAGCCTCAAAGGTTTTGGGGTGGAAGAAATGAGCCATGGCATCATAGCCGCCGGTGCCATTTTTCATTACCTCAAAGAAACCGAGCACCCCAACCTGCAACACATTACGCATGTGCAGCGCATCAACCGCGATGAGCACATGTGGATGGACCGCTTTACCATTCGCAACCTCGAACTGGTGGGCAATGGCAACAGCGACCAACGCTGTCTGCTCGATGTGCTCGACAATACCGTGTCGCCGATGGGTGCCCGCCTGCTGAAACGCTGGCTGCTGATGCCCCTCAGCGATATCGGCAAAATCAACCAGCGGCTGGATGCGGTGGAATGGCTGATTGCCCACACCGATACCCGCCAGCAAGTGCAGGCATCGGTAAAGCAGTGCGGCGATGTGGAGCGACTGGTGAGCAAAGTGCCGCTCAAAAAAATCAACCCACGGGAAGTATTGCATTTGGCCAAAGGCCTGCAACAAATTGAGGTGCTCAAGCAAAGCCTGAGCCAGCAAAACAATGATTATTTGCAACGGCTGGCCGACGCCTTAAATCCATGTCCGTTATTGTCGGACAATATACGGCGTACATTGGTAGACAATCCGCCGGTGGCGGCCGGCAAGGGCAACCTCATAGCCACGGGTGTGCATGCCGAACTGGATGAGCTGCGCAGCATTGCCACCGATGGTAAAAACTACCTGGCCCGCCTGCAACAAAGCGAAGCAGAGCAAACTGGCATCAGCTCGTTGAAAGTGGGTTTCAACAATGTGTTTGGCTACTACCTGGAGGTAACCAATGCCCACAAAAGCAAAGTGCCCGACAGCTGGATACGCAAGCAAACGCTGGTGAATGCCGAACGCTACATTACCCCGGAGCTGAAAACCTACGAGGAAAAAATAACCGGCGCCGAAGAAAAAATACTGGCCATTGAGCAGGGCTTGTTTGATGAACTGCTTCGTGAGCTGCAAGATTACATGGCACCGCTGCAAACCAACGGTCAGGTATTGGGGATACTCGATTGCCTCTGTTGTTTTGCGGGCAATGCCTTGCAATACCAATACCGCAAACCGGTGCTGCACAACGGAAGTGCATTGATGATAAAAGATGCCCGCCACCCGGTGATTGAAAGAACACTGGCTGCCGGAGAGCAATACGTGGCCAACGATATTGACCTCGACCCCGAAGGACAGCAAATCATTATTTTGACCGGCCCCAACATGAGTGGTAAAAGTGCCTTGCTACGCCAAACAGCATTGGTGACCCTGATGGCACACATGGGTAGTTTTGTGCCGGCTACGGAGGCGCATATTCCCCTCACCGATAAAATATTTACCCGTGTGGGTGCCAGCGACAACCTGAGTGGTGGCGAGAGCACGTTTATGGTGGAGATGAATGAAACCGCCAGCATCATCAACAACCTCAGCAGCCGCAGTTTGGTATTGCTCGACGAAATTGGCCGCGGCACCAGCACCTACGATGGCATCAGCATTGCGTGGAGCATTGCCGAGTATTTGCACCACTGCCCGCAGGCACCCAAAACCTTGTTTGCTACCCACTACCACGAACTGAACGAGCTGGAAGAAAAACTACCGCGGATCAAAAACTACCACATCACCAACCGCGAAGTGGGCAACAAAATTATTTTTCTGCGCAAACTGGCGCCGGGTGGCAGCACCCACAGCTTTGGTATACATGTAGCCAAGCTGGCCGGCATGCCGCCAAAGCTGATAGACCGTGCCAATGAAATACTGAGCTGGCTGGAAACCAAACATGCCCACGACAACGAGGAAGGACAAAGCATGCAGCAAAAAGTAAAACAGCTGCAAGCCCCCAAAACCGATGCACAAATGCAGCTCAGCATTTTTGATGCGCATACCGAAGTATTTACCGACATCCGCAGCATGCTCGAGGCAGTAGACATCAACAGATTGACGCCGGTAGAAGCCTTGCTGAAACTCAACGAGATCAAAAACAAATTGAAGTAA
- a CDS encoding class I SAM-dependent methyltransferase: protein MLEFHTDYKRYFDIQLENARRSVIPFIEQGKPLKPGMQLLEIGCGQGSLLRAFAEKGLQCVGVEMYPLWLEKANEWLQPELQSGQVRLISSNIYDVNPEQDLGTLFDVIVLKDVIEHIHDQPKLIAWMKTFLKPDGVIFFAFPPWYMPYGGHQQVLHGWLGKTPYWHLLPMPVFKWLLKTNGHKPDDLVEIKETGISIERFERILQQSGYRKVKEQQWLINPVYEYKFGWKPKKQWGLVNALPFLRNFFTTCSYYLVAAQR, encoded by the coding sequence ATGCTTGAATTTCATACAGATTATAAACGATACTTCGACATTCAGCTGGAGAATGCCCGCCGGTCGGTGATTCCATTTATTGAGCAAGGCAAACCGCTGAAGCCCGGCATGCAGTTGTTGGAAATCGGCTGTGGTCAGGGTAGCCTGTTGCGGGCATTTGCCGAAAAAGGGCTGCAATGTGTAGGGGTAGAAATGTACCCATTGTGGCTCGAAAAAGCCAACGAATGGCTGCAACCCGAACTGCAAAGTGGGCAGGTGCGGCTCATCAGCAGCAATATTTATGATGTAAATCCGGAGCAGGATTTGGGCACTTTGTTTGATGTCATCGTATTGAAAGACGTCATCGAACATATCCACGACCAGCCCAAACTCATTGCTTGGATGAAAACCTTTTTGAAGCCGGATGGGGTTATCTTTTTTGCCTTCCCGCCGTGGTACATGCCTTATGGTGGCCATCAGCAGGTGTTGCACGGATGGTTGGGCAAAACCCCGTACTGGCACTTATTGCCCATGCCTGTTTTCAAATGGCTCCTCAAAACCAACGGCCACAAACCTGATGATTTGGTGGAAATAAAAGAAACGGGTATTTCCATTGAGCGGTTCGAACGCATTTTGCAACAAAGTGGCTACCGGAAAGTAAAGGAGCAGCAATGGCTCATCAACCCCGTGTATGAATACAAGTTTGGGTGGAAGCCTAAAAAGCAATGGGGGCTGGTAAATGCGCTGCCTTTCCTCCGTAATTTTTTCACGACCTGCAGCTACTACCTGGTGGCTGCCCAACGATAA
- a CDS encoding WD40/YVTN/BNR-like repeat-containing protein, which translates to MKQVLLLMAFSIVVFSGIAQSIQVLDSSQRQVSFRGLSVVNDSVAWVSGSRGTIGRSTNGGLHWQWLHPKGFEQRDFRDIEGFDAQTAVAMAVDSPGIILRTSDGGQSWQTVYRSDLPGMFLDAMAFAGDTGVCLGDPIDGFFWMLQTTDAGRSWTEVPIQARPKAEPGEACFAASGTNILLVPEPGNLRGAFVTGGKVSKLHLFDLTVNQQFGGKVALTQGQTMTGGNSILWHGGGFVMAAGNYTSPQVSDSNLAVMSPQWPTPHQPLQAFSGYASCIAELSDGRLIASGVPGVSITKQKAVFSPGQLPVWQKINPHPYHVVQQAKQGKLVLLAGARGYVGKMQE; encoded by the coding sequence ATGAAACAAGTCTTGCTCCTGATGGCCTTTTCCATCGTTGTTTTTTCCGGCATCGCCCAATCCATTCAAGTGCTGGACAGCAGCCAGCGGCAGGTTTCCTTTCGGGGCCTGAGTGTGGTAAATGATTCAGTAGCCTGGGTAAGTGGCAGCCGCGGCACCATTGGCCGCAGTACCAACGGTGGCCTACACTGGCAATGGCTGCACCCCAAGGGTTTTGAGCAACGCGACTTCAGGGATATTGAAGGCTTTGATGCCCAAACGGCCGTGGCTATGGCGGTAGATAGTCCGGGTATCATCCTCCGCACCAGCGATGGCGGCCAAAGCTGGCAAACCGTGTACCGGTCAGATTTGCCCGGCATGTTTCTCGATGCCATGGCTTTTGCCGGCGATACCGGCGTATGCCTCGGCGATCCCATCGACGGCTTTTTCTGGATGCTGCAAACCACCGACGCTGGCCGCAGCTGGACCGAAGTACCCATACAGGCCCGGCCCAAAGCAGAACCCGGCGAAGCCTGCTTTGCCGCCAGTGGCACCAATATTTTGCTGGTGCCCGAGCCCGGCAATCTGCGGGGTGCTTTCGTTACCGGGGGCAAAGTGAGCAAGCTCCACCTGTTCGACCTGACGGTAAACCAACAATTTGGCGGCAAAGTGGCTCTTACGCAAGGCCAAACCATGACGGGTGGCAACAGCATCTTATGGCATGGTGGTGGTTTTGTGATGGCGGCAGGCAACTACACTTCGCCACAGGTAAGCGACAGCAATCTGGCGGTGATGTCGCCGCAGTGGCCCACGCCGCACCAACCTTTGCAGGCGTTTAGCGGCTATGCCAGCTGCATTGCCGAACTGTCCGATGGCCGGCTCATTGCATCTGGCGTTCCGGGTGTTTCTATTACAAAACAAAAAGCGGTCTTCAGCCCCGGACAATTGCCCGTGTGGCAAAAGATTAACCCGCACCCCTACCATGTGGTGCAGCAGGCTAAGCAAGGTAAGCTGGTGTTGCTGGCAGGTGCCAGAGGGTACGTGGGAAAAATGCAGGAGTAA
- a CDS encoding DMT family protein — translation MRTIFLLLASNIFMTIAWYGHLKNNNIPLWKAILVSWGIAFFEYCLMVPANRFGYTLSGFSAFQLKIIQEVITLLVFTVFAVLVLKEKMEWRYLASFACVMGAVYFAFKK, via the coding sequence ATGCGTACCATCTTCTTGCTGCTGGCCTCCAATATTTTCATGACCATTGCCTGGTACGGCCACCTCAAAAACAACAATATCCCTTTGTGGAAAGCCATTTTGGTGAGCTGGGGCATTGCGTTTTTTGAGTACTGCCTCATGGTGCCGGCCAACCGCTTTGGCTATACCTTGTCGGGCTTTTCGGCTTTTCAGCTCAAGATTATTCAGGAAGTGATAACGCTGCTGGTGTTTACGGTGTTTGCCGTGCTGGTGCTGAAAGAAAAAATGGAGTGGCGCTACCTGGCCAGCTTTGCCTGCGTGATGGGAGCGGTGTATTTCGCTTTTAAAAAGTAG
- a CDS encoding toprim domain-containing protein: MASTLFITEGDSASGSITKARDVDTQAVFSLRGKPLNCFGLTKKVVYENEEFNLLQHALNIEDGLDDLRYSRIILATDADVDGMHIRLLMMTFFLQFFPDLVKRGHLFILETPLFRVRNKQETIYCYDEKEKQAAIAKLGKNPEITRFKGLGEISPNEFGQFIGNDIRLQPVLLEQGDHIQQLLEYYMGKNTMQRQEFIIDNLRVELDLVD; the protein is encoded by the coding sequence GTGGCCAGCACCTTGTTTATTACCGAAGGTGATAGTGCCAGTGGCTCCATCACCAAGGCCCGTGACGTAGATACACAGGCGGTGTTCAGCCTGCGGGGTAAGCCGCTCAACTGCTTTGGCCTCACCAAAAAAGTGGTGTACGAAAACGAAGAATTCAACCTGCTGCAGCATGCCCTCAATATTGAAGATGGCCTTGATGACTTGCGCTACAGCCGCATTATTCTGGCTACCGATGCCGATGTGGATGGTATGCACATCCGCCTGCTCATGATGACTTTCTTCCTGCAGTTCTTTCCCGATTTGGTGAAGCGTGGCCACCTGTTCATTTTGGAAACGCCGCTCTTTAGGGTACGCAATAAGCAGGAAACCATTTATTGCTACGACGAAAAAGAAAAGCAGGCAGCCATTGCCAAGCTGGGCAAGAATCCTGAAATCACCCGCTTCAAGGGTTTGGGTGAAATTTCGCCCAACGAGTTTGGCCAATTCATAGGCAACGACATTCGACTACAACCGGTGCTGCTGGAGCAGGGCGACCATATACAGCAATTGCTGGAATACTACATGGGCAAAAACACCATGCAGCGCCAAGAGTTTATCATCGACAACCTGCGGGTAGAACTTGATTTAGTAGATTAA
- a CDS encoding DUF1835 domain-containing protein — MIHIVFNEPDVAALLQAIALDESLQGDVQVIKDDYAVGPLAAMDDAEGWKARRDWWRMLLASTGEENVDERLSMVDDKMTLHNLTKALDENEQEVLWIWAAQNKHDVSGYYWLISQLQPWQGRVFILYLNNLPFLSDKGGIFYPQWLSEIPAKEFLKAKKLARLVTPSEFEVDIDEWKKQCRDGQMVRLLEGGKKLGQTTEDFYDKALAKYVHGDFSKGNKIINQFLSKEKETTGDVYLTWRLKQLVEPNGWEVKGDLNKTVRDFELRNPAMPSLKKKGDAAEEATTEE, encoded by the coding sequence ATGATTCATATTGTGTTTAATGAACCCGATGTAGCGGCGTTGCTGCAGGCCATAGCACTCGACGAAAGTTTACAGGGCGATGTGCAGGTGATTAAAGATGATTATGCCGTTGGCCCGCTGGCAGCGATGGACGATGCCGAAGGCTGGAAAGCTCGCCGCGACTGGTGGCGCATGCTGCTGGCCAGCACCGGCGAAGAGAATGTGGACGAACGCCTGAGCATGGTGGATGATAAAATGACCTTGCACAACCTTACCAAGGCCCTCGATGAAAACGAACAGGAAGTGCTGTGGATTTGGGCGGCGCAAAACAAACACGATGTAAGCGGCTATTACTGGCTCATCAGTCAGCTGCAGCCATGGCAGGGCCGGGTGTTCATTTTATACCTCAACAACCTGCCTTTCCTCAGCGATAAGGGCGGTATTTTTTACCCCCAATGGCTGAGTGAAATACCCGCCAAAGAGTTTTTAAAAGCCAAAAAACTGGCTCGCCTCGTTACCCCCAGCGAGTTTGAAGTAGACATAGACGAATGGAAAAAACAATGCCGCGATGGCCAAATGGTGCGGCTGCTGGAAGGCGGTAAAAAGCTGGGGCAAACCACCGAAGACTTTTATGATAAAGCCCTCGCCAAATATGTGCACGGCGATTTCAGTAAAGGCAACAAAATCATCAACCAGTTTTTGAGCAAGGAAAAAGAAACCACCGGCGATGTGTACCTCACCTGGCGCCTCAAGCAATTGGTGGAGCCCAACGGTTGGGAGGTGAAGGGCGACCTGAACAAAACCGTTCGTGATTTTGAACTCCGCAACCCGGCCATGCCTTCGCTTAAAAAGAAAGGCGATGCCGCCGAAGAAGCAACCACAGAAGAATAA
- a CDS encoding tRNA threonylcarbamoyladenosine dehydratase, with protein MVPYWMSRTQLLLDDEKISTLMQKHVLVVGLGGVGGICAEMIARAGVGKMTIVDADVVDLSNCNRQIPALHSTAGQSKAEVMAARIRDINPDIELTVLNEYLKEPRTREVLQSTHFDYAVDCIDTLSPKVFFIQACVELGIPIVSSLGAGGKVDPLQITITDIADTHQCNLARYVRKRLNKLGIRKGVTVVFSPEEADQSKIIVTEKAYPKKSIIGTISYMPAMFGCMVASVVIRNLYGEEVAMRS; from the coding sequence ATGGTTCCTTACTGGATGAGCAGAACCCAGCTGCTGCTGGACGATGAGAAAATCAGCACCCTCATGCAAAAGCATGTGTTGGTAGTAGGCCTTGGCGGCGTAGGCGGCATTTGTGCCGAAATGATAGCCCGTGCCGGCGTCGGCAAAATGACCATTGTAGATGCCGACGTGGTAGACCTCAGCAATTGCAACCGCCAGATTCCGGCACTGCATTCTACCGCCGGCCAAAGCAAGGCAGAAGTCATGGCGGCCCGCATCCGCGACATCAACCCCGATATTGAACTCACCGTGCTCAACGAGTACCTGAAAGAACCCCGCACCCGGGAAGTGCTTCAATCCACTCATTTCGATTATGCGGTGGATTGCATCGATACCCTCAGCCCCAAAGTGTTTTTCATACAGGCCTGCGTGGAGCTGGGTATTCCCATAGTAAGCTCACTGGGCGCCGGCGGAAAGGTTGACCCACTGCAAATCACCATCACCGATATAGCAGATACCCACCAGTGCAACCTGGCCCGCTATGTTCGCAAACGGCTCAACAAACTGGGCATCCGCAAAGGAGTAACCGTGGTGTTCAGCCCCGAGGAAGCCGACCAAAGCAAAATCATCGTCACCGAAAAAGCGTACCCAAAAAAATCCATCATTGGTACCATTAGCTACATGCCAGCTATGTTTGGCTGTATGGTAGCCAGCGTGGTTATCCGCAATTTGTATGGCGAGGAAGTGGCCATGCGGTCGTAG
- a CDS encoding AAA family ATPase: MKFTYFKFENFKGIESQRLDLSKNSDSKVFTLVGLNESGKTTVLEAINYFAYKPETLNALELDNYEVGDIHNLIPINKRDNFNGRILIEAGIELENDDIEEIKNAFKENSIALKEYSNFISYTQCYHFENSEYKKDKTQYQWNYKFKGIVGRERKIRSLTNKEALLANTIIKKRLPSILYFPNFLFEFPERIYLEETYEEAKHKFYQTIIQDVLDSLSNDTNINDHLIKRIESEDEKDKRNLNSLIGKMQKQLTEVIFKKWNQIFNKEISKTEIILFTGKDSNGCYLEFNIKDDVDTYRIIERSLGFRWFFVYILLTQFRSYRKQNKNAFFLFDEPASNLHPSAQIELLKSFEKLPKVIYTTHSHYLINPKWLENTFVIKNEAIDYDDEVKYNSKNTNIKISRYRDFAVMYPNQSNYFQPILEVLDYRPTNLELVPEVIITEGKTDFYTFNYIQGIIQNSSNPLKFIPGTSSSNLETLISLYLGWGRKFLVLLDSDKEGLKQKKRYEEVFGETISDLVLTYKNIDPTWDNFETEDLFSDNDKIVIQTKNYPADNSFQKKIFNRSLQELYMKNEIVLLEQNTIDNVNKVLETLRDKLK, from the coding sequence ATGAAATTTACATACTTTAAATTCGAGAATTTTAAGGGAATTGAATCACAAAGATTAGATTTAAGTAAAAATTCGGATAGTAAAGTTTTTACTCTAGTAGGTTTAAATGAAAGTGGCAAGACTACGGTCTTAGAGGCAATCAATTACTTTGCTTACAAACCAGAAACACTTAATGCACTTGAGTTGGACAATTATGAAGTGGGTGATATTCACAATTTAATTCCAATAAACAAGCGAGACAACTTTAATGGAAGAATTTTAATTGAAGCAGGAATCGAACTAGAAAACGATGATATTGAAGAAATTAAAAATGCTTTTAAGGAAAACTCTATTGCATTAAAAGAATACTCGAATTTCATCAGCTATACTCAATGTTATCATTTCGAAAACTCAGAGTATAAAAAAGATAAAACACAATACCAATGGAATTATAAATTCAAAGGAATAGTTGGTAGAGAAAGAAAAATAAGAAGCTTAACAAATAAAGAAGCGTTGCTTGCAAATACCATTATTAAAAAAAGACTTCCCAGTATATTATATTTCCCTAATTTTTTGTTTGAGTTTCCTGAAAGAATTTACCTTGAAGAGACTTATGAAGAAGCTAAACATAAGTTTTATCAAACGATTATTCAAGACGTTTTAGACTCATTATCAAATGATACAAATATCAATGACCATTTAATTAAAAGGATTGAATCAGAAGATGAAAAAGATAAACGTAATTTAAATAGTCTTATTGGTAAAATGCAAAAGCAACTTACCGAGGTGATATTCAAAAAATGGAATCAGATATTTAATAAAGAGATTTCAAAAACGGAAATCATTCTTTTTACTGGAAAAGATTCAAATGGCTGTTATCTAGAGTTTAACATTAAAGATGATGTAGATACTTATAGGATTATTGAGCGTTCACTAGGATTTAGATGGTTTTTTGTTTACATCTTACTAACGCAATTTAGAAGCTATAGAAAACAAAACAAAAACGCCTTCTTTCTTTTTGATGAGCCTGCTTCAAATCTTCATCCCTCAGCACAAATTGAATTATTGAAAAGTTTTGAGAAATTACCGAAAGTAATTTATACAACTCACAGCCATTACTTAATTAATCCTAAATGGCTAGAAAACACTTTTGTAATTAAAAACGAAGCAATTGACTATGATGACGAAGTCAAATACAATTCAAAAAATACTAATATTAAAATTAGTAGATACAGAGATTTTGCTGTAATGTATCCAAATCAGAGTAATTACTTTCAACCTATACTTGAAGTATTAGATTATAGACCAACAAACCTTGAGTTAGTTCCAGAAGTAATCATTACGGAAGGGAAAACCGACTTCTATACTTTCAACTACATTCAAGGTATAATTCAAAATTCTTCTAATCCTTTAAAATTTATTCCGGGTACAAGTTCAAGTAATCTTGAGACGTTAATTAGTCTTTATCTTGGCTGGGGCAGGAAATTCTTAGTCTTATTAGATTCAGATAAAGAAGGTCTAAAACAAAAAAAACGTTACGAAGAAGTATTTGGGGAAACCATCTCTGACCTAGTTCTTACATATAAAAATATTGACCCTACTTGGGATAACTTTGAAACAGAAGATTTATTTTCAGATAATGATAAAATTGTAATTCAGACAAAAAATTACCCAGCAGACAATTCATTTCAGAAGAAAATTTTTAACAGAAGTCTACAAGAACTTTATATGAAAAATGAAATAGTATTACTTGAACAAAACACAATAGATAACGTAAATAAGGTTTTAGAAACCTTAAGAGATAAGTTAAAGTAA